One window of the Sphaerochaeta associata genome contains the following:
- a CDS encoding ABC transporter ATP-binding protein has translation MKELLTIDDISVSYGNIKALQHVSMHVNEGNIVCLIGANGSGKSTLLKAIVGQEPLVGGSITFDGEEICRAKTEVVKGEKRGRYLTTDLIAAKGIALVPEGRRVFADMTVEENLDMGAFLVRDENLIAERKEAMYDFFPILGARRRQKTRSLSGGEQQMMAIARALMSGPRLILLDEPGLGLAPLVIADIFEKIDMINKQDKVTVFLVEQNARMALKASTEGYVMENGRIVLHDVSSALLENEQVRAAYLGE, from the coding sequence ATGAAAGAGTTGCTAACCATTGACGACATCTCCGTCTCCTATGGAAACATCAAGGCGTTGCAGCATGTCTCCATGCATGTCAACGAAGGCAATATCGTGTGTCTGATCGGTGCCAATGGCAGTGGGAAAAGTACGCTTCTGAAGGCTATTGTCGGTCAGGAACCTCTGGTTGGAGGATCCATCACCTTCGATGGTGAGGAGATTTGCAGAGCTAAAACCGAAGTGGTGAAGGGTGAGAAACGGGGCAGGTACCTGACCACAGACCTTATCGCCGCCAAAGGAATCGCCTTGGTTCCTGAAGGCCGTCGGGTCTTTGCCGATATGACTGTTGAAGAGAACCTTGATATGGGAGCCTTCCTGGTTCGTGATGAGAATCTCATCGCTGAACGCAAGGAAGCCATGTACGACTTCTTCCCGATTCTTGGAGCCCGCAGACGGCAGAAGACCCGCTCCCTCAGTGGCGGCGAACAGCAGATGATGGCCATCGCAAGAGCCTTGATGAGCGGACCGAGGTTGATTCTCCTGGATGAGCCCGGACTGGGGCTGGCCCCTCTGGTGATTGCTGATATTTTTGAAAAAATCGATATGATCAACAAGCAGGACAAGGTCACCGTGTTCCTGGTCGAACAGAATGCACGCATGGCTCTCAAGGCCTCAACCGAAGGCTATGTCATGGAGAATGGCAGGATCGTGTTGCATGACGTATCGTCGGCTTTGCTTGAGAACGAGCAGGTCAGGGCGGCGTATCTGGGCGAATAA
- a CDS encoding CBS domain-containing protein produces the protein MIIERRMTRNPVTATPDMSIAEASALMKQEKVHRLPVLDKDKKLVGIITEKDILYASPSPASSLSIHEMAYLLSKLTVKKLMSKNVVTINKDTTVEEAARMMVDQDLSSLPVLEGDKLIGIVTKSDMFKILLELFGARHFGVRVSFIVEDKPGTIAKISQALSEQGIDIITFGTFMGTDPTNAICTIKVQGAPISKVVEIIKPFVSQLLDVREV, from the coding sequence ATGATTATCGAACGAAGAATGACGCGCAATCCTGTTACGGCTACTCCGGATATGTCAATTGCCGAAGCTTCGGCCTTGATGAAACAGGAAAAGGTTCACCGCCTCCCGGTTCTTGACAAGGACAAAAAGTTGGTCGGAATCATAACCGAGAAAGATATTCTGTACGCCTCTCCTTCTCCGGCCAGCAGTCTTTCCATTCACGAAATGGCCTATCTGCTGAGTAAGCTGACGGTCAAGAAGCTTATGAGCAAAAACGTGGTCACCATCAACAAGGATACCACTGTTGAGGAAGCCGCCCGCATGATGGTCGACCAGGACCTGTCCAGTCTTCCTGTCCTTGAGGGAGACAAGCTGATCGGCATCGTCACCAAAAGTGATATGTTCAAGATTCTTTTGGAGCTGTTCGGCGCCCGTCACTTTGGAGTCAGGGTCTCGTTCATCGTGGAGGACAAGCCTGGAACCATCGCAAAGATCAGCCAGGCCCTAAGCGAACAGGGCATCGATATCATCACCTTCGGTACCTTCATGGGAACCGACCCGACCAATGCAATCTGCACCATCAAGGTACAGGGAGCTCCGATCAGCAAGGTGGTGGAGATTATCAAGCCCTTTGTCTCACAGTTGCTGGATGTAAGGGAGGTTTGA
- the gcvH gene encoding glycine cleavage system protein GcvH — MSKIVEQLRYSKDHEWVRLEGEKAYVGITDHAQHELGEIVFVELPPLGERYGKGEEISTVESVKAASAILNPIEGVVAEANEELDGSPELINEDCYEHHLYVLQSFSKEDYEALLDAKAYEAYLASL; from the coding sequence ATGAGTAAGATTGTAGAGCAATTGCGGTATAGCAAGGACCATGAATGGGTCCGTCTTGAGGGTGAGAAGGCGTATGTTGGAATAACAGACCATGCCCAGCATGAACTCGGAGAGATTGTGTTTGTTGAGTTGCCTCCCCTTGGGGAGCGCTATGGGAAGGGCGAGGAAATTTCGACCGTCGAAAGCGTCAAGGCTGCATCTGCAATCCTCAATCCGATCGAAGGCGTCGTCGCCGAAGCCAACGAAGAGCTGGATGGTTCTCCCGAACTCATCAATGAGGATTGCTATGAGCATCACCTCTACGTTCTGCAGTCGTTCAGCAAAGAGGATTATGAAGCTCTGTTGGATGCGAAAGCCTACGAAGCTTACCTCGCTTCTTTATAA
- a CDS encoding sodium-dependent transporter produces MKETKARETLASRLGFILLSAGCAIGLGNVWRFPFITGRYGGAAFVLIYILFLIILGLPVMVMELAIGRASKKNIGLALDTLTPAKKPWHVYGKLAIIGNYTLMMFYTTITGWLLSYLLHMAKGDFSGLDAAGVGAFFGGMLENPVSMTMWMILAVIIGFVPVAIGLQSGVEKITKYMMIGLLGLMLILAGNSILLKGGAEGLKFYLIPDFSKLSGNFFEAVYAAMGQAFFTLSLGIGSIAIFGSYIDKKHRLTGEAVRIISLDTFVALCSGLIIFPAAFAFGVQPDAGPSLIFITLPNIFNQMAGGRFWGTLFFLFMSFAALSTLIAVFENIISFWIDTKGVSRKKATLINVLAISLLSIPCVLGFNILSGFQPLGPGTGVLELEDFVVSSTLLPLGSLIFTLYCTWKYGWGWDKFIDEADSGDGLKFPSALRFYFQYILPAIILGIFIKGYWDIFVK; encoded by the coding sequence ATGAAAGAGACAAAAGCACGCGAGACATTGGCCAGCAGACTAGGGTTCATCCTTCTCTCAGCTGGATGCGCCATCGGACTGGGAAATGTATGGAGATTTCCCTTTATTACCGGCAGATACGGCGGGGCTGCTTTTGTGCTCATCTACATCCTGTTTCTCATCATCCTCGGTCTTCCTGTCATGGTCATGGAACTCGCCATTGGAAGGGCCAGCAAGAAGAACATCGGTCTTGCCCTCGATACATTGACTCCTGCCAAAAAGCCTTGGCATGTCTACGGCAAGCTGGCGATCATCGGCAATTACACCTTGATGATGTTCTACACCACCATCACCGGATGGCTTCTCTCCTACCTGCTGCATATGGCCAAGGGGGATTTTTCAGGTCTTGATGCAGCAGGTGTCGGAGCATTTTTCGGCGGCATGCTTGAAAATCCTGTGAGCATGACCATGTGGATGATACTTGCTGTAATTATTGGGTTTGTACCGGTAGCCATCGGACTACAGAGCGGTGTAGAGAAAATCACCAAGTACATGATGATCGGCTTGTTGGGCTTGATGCTCATCCTTGCCGGCAACAGCATATTGCTCAAAGGTGGAGCAGAGGGCTTAAAGTTCTATTTGATCCCTGACTTCTCCAAACTGTCCGGCAATTTCTTTGAAGCTGTCTATGCAGCAATGGGACAAGCCTTCTTCACACTGAGCCTTGGCATCGGCAGCATAGCCATCTTCGGCTCCTACATCGACAAGAAACACCGCCTTACCGGAGAGGCCGTCCGTATCATCAGCCTGGATACATTCGTTGCTCTGTGCAGCGGCTTAATCATATTTCCTGCCGCCTTCGCCTTCGGTGTGCAGCCCGACGCGGGTCCGTCCTTGATCTTCATCACCCTTCCCAACATCTTCAACCAAATGGCCGGCGGTCGTTTCTGGGGTACCCTATTCTTCCTCTTCATGAGCTTTGCCGCCCTCAGTACGCTCATCGCCGTCTTTGAGAACATCATAAGCTTTTGGATCGACACCAAGGGTGTAAGCAGAAAGAAAGCCACCTTGATCAATGTCCTTGCGATTTCCCTTCTCAGCATCCCATGCGTTCTCGGCTTCAACATTCTCTCGGGCTTCCAACCGCTGGGACCCGGTACCGGCGTTCTCGAGCTTGAGGATTTTGTGGTAAGTTCAACGTTGCTGCCTCTTGGATCTTTAATCTTTACTCTCTACTGTACTTGGAAATACGGCTGGGGATGGGACAAGTTCATCGACGAGGCCGACAGTGGCGACGGTCTAAAATTTCCATCTGCCCTTCGTTTCTATTTCCAGTACATCCTTCCTGCAATCATCCTAGGAATTTTCATCAAGGGCTACTGGGACATCTTTGTTAAATAG
- a CDS encoding Smr/MutS family protein: MPKKKKKASEQNKAAGNSRLGVESDAYRPFEGIKEIKPKVIRKEQPKVAKPVVSERKEPLIKGYDPKANFGDILTSWEATGELEGVTKRMKSHSKVQVEKSFAEILAQWEGEKADKKAQAEKKAEPIKKSGSYVPTKDFGALLDAFEGNQPAKMRKVDGRPTAKVVSKTPLMPTQEVEEALVEKDELDSERDSSVSWSFADTYRKWNELSDEHAAIQKARKEKKEPKVVEKTIGELRALEPEATLDLHGMTVLEAEKACGDFLRASKDKHLMKVAIITGKGLHNDKGYSLLKEAALSQIRLSKVVREAYTPKACHGGSGVIWIILKSSE, from the coding sequence GTGCCTAAGAAGAAAAAGAAGGCCTCAGAACAAAACAAGGCGGCTGGAAACAGCCGTCTTGGTGTTGAATCTGATGCTTATCGCCCGTTTGAGGGCATTAAAGAAATCAAGCCCAAGGTAATCAGGAAAGAACAGCCCAAGGTGGCCAAGCCCGTTGTCAGTGAACGCAAGGAGCCTTTGATCAAAGGCTACGATCCCAAGGCTAACTTCGGTGACATCCTTACAAGCTGGGAGGCCACCGGAGAACTTGAAGGGGTGACCAAGCGGATGAAGAGCCATTCCAAGGTCCAGGTCGAGAAATCTTTTGCGGAGATCCTTGCACAGTGGGAGGGAGAGAAAGCCGATAAAAAAGCCCAGGCGGAAAAAAAAGCTGAGCCGATCAAGAAGAGCGGCAGCTATGTTCCGACCAAGGACTTCGGGGCTCTTTTGGATGCATTCGAAGGTAACCAGCCTGCAAAAATGCGCAAGGTGGATGGCCGTCCTACGGCTAAGGTTGTTTCCAAGACTCCCTTGATGCCTACCCAGGAGGTTGAGGAAGCTCTTGTTGAAAAGGACGAACTGGACAGTGAACGAGACAGCTCGGTGAGTTGGTCCTTTGCCGATACCTATCGTAAATGGAACGAGCTCTCCGATGAGCATGCAGCGATTCAGAAAGCCCGCAAGGAGAAGAAGGAACCGAAGGTCGTTGAAAAGACCATCGGCGAGCTCAGGGCCTTGGAACCCGAAGCAACCCTGGATCTGCATGGAATGACGGTTTTGGAGGCTGAGAAGGCCTGTGGAGATTTCTTGCGTGCATCGAAGGACAAGCATTTGATGAAAGTAGCGATCATCACCGGCAAGGGTCTTCATAACGACAAGGGATATTCCCTGCTCAAGGAAGCAGCGCTTTCGCAGATCAGATTGAGCAAGGTTGTACGAGAAGCCTACACCCCGAAAGCATGTCATGGCGGCAGCGGTGTGATTTGGATTATTCTGAAATCCAGTGAGTAA
- a CDS encoding glycine hydroxymethyltransferase → MAKAKALQAYLHQSEQVNEAMVSYTAALQQIADVDSRIAGRIVNELHDQRTHLKLIASENFSSIASQLAMGNLLTDKYSEGYAYHRFYAGCDNVDAIEAIACEYACQLFGAEHAYVQPHSGADANLVAYWAILNARVQVPTLAEMGITNPSEMSREMWNQVREKLGNQKILGLDYYSGGHLTHGYRQNVSAQMFDAYSYSVDPKTGLLDYDAIEQQTKTIKPLILLAGYSAYPRKIDFKRMADIAHSVGAVFMVDMAHFAGLVAGKVFADQYNPVLWADVVTTTTHKTLRGPRGGMVLCKAEFAESVDKGCPLVIGGPLPHVMAAKAIAFKEALDPSFAAYAQAIVRNSEALANACMHEGITVATGGSDNHLMLLDVRSFGLNGRQAETAMRECGVTLNRNALPFDPNGPWYTSGLRVGTPAVTTLGMGPEHMKEIASIIALVLRNTKPVTLTKGENAGQQSKAKAITDIEVKKEAQRRVLALLETFKLYPELDLAFLQQYFPLDNEQR, encoded by the coding sequence ATGGCCAAAGCAAAAGCATTGCAAGCGTATTTGCATCAGAGCGAACAGGTTAATGAGGCAATGGTTTCCTATACTGCAGCCTTGCAGCAAATTGCGGATGTTGACAGCCGTATTGCCGGACGCATTGTCAACGAACTGCATGATCAGAGGACGCACTTGAAGCTGATAGCAAGTGAAAACTTCTCCTCCATAGCCAGCCAGCTTGCCATGGGCAACCTCTTGACTGACAAATACAGTGAAGGCTATGCCTATCACCGCTTTTATGCAGGTTGCGATAATGTCGATGCCATCGAGGCGATAGCTTGTGAATATGCCTGCCAGCTTTTCGGTGCAGAGCATGCCTATGTGCAACCGCACAGCGGCGCTGATGCCAACCTGGTCGCCTACTGGGCCATCCTCAACGCCCGCGTCCAGGTCCCGACCCTCGCCGAAATGGGAATCACCAACCCCAGCGAAATGAGCAGGGAAATGTGGAACCAGGTTCGTGAAAAACTCGGTAATCAGAAGATTCTCGGCTTGGACTATTACAGCGGCGGACACCTTACCCATGGATATCGTCAGAATGTTTCGGCCCAGATGTTTGATGCCTACAGCTATTCGGTGGACCCGAAGACCGGCTTGCTTGACTATGATGCAATCGAACAGCAGACGAAAACGATCAAACCCTTGATTCTTCTTGCCGGTTACAGCGCCTATCCACGAAAGATCGACTTCAAGCGCATGGCCGATATCGCACACTCGGTCGGGGCTGTTTTCATGGTTGATATGGCCCACTTTGCAGGTTTGGTTGCCGGTAAGGTATTTGCAGACCAGTACAACCCGGTGCTCTGGGCCGATGTTGTTACTACGACCACCCACAAGACCCTGCGCGGCCCCCGAGGCGGTATGGTCCTTTGCAAGGCTGAGTTTGCCGAAAGTGTCGATAAAGGATGCCCGTTGGTGATCGGCGGACCGCTTCCTCATGTCATGGCCGCCAAAGCGATCGCCTTCAAGGAAGCACTCGATCCTTCTTTTGCTGCCTACGCCCAGGCTATTGTCAGAAATTCGGAGGCTTTGGCAAATGCCTGCATGCATGAAGGCATCACCGTAGCGACAGGAGGTTCGGACAACCACCTGATGCTCCTGGATGTCCGCTCTTTCGGCCTCAACGGCCGTCAGGCTGAAACCGCCATGCGTGAGTGCGGCGTAACGCTCAACCGTAACGCACTTCCCTTCGATCCCAACGGTCCTTGGTACACCAGCGGTCTGAGAGTCGGAACTCCGGCGGTGACTACGTTGGGTATGGGTCCTGAACATATGAAGGAGATTGCCTCGATCATTGCACTTGTCTTGAGGAACACCAAACCGGTGACCCTGACCAAAGGCGAGAATGCCGGACAGCAGAGTAAGGCGAAGGCGATAACGGATATCGAGGTGAAGAAAGAAGCCCAGAGAAGGGTACTCGCTCTCTTGGAAACATTCAAACTTTATCCGGAGCTGGATTTGGCTTTCCTTCAGCAGTACTTCCCTCTCGACAACGAGCAGAGGTGA
- the infA gene encoding translation initiation factor IF-1 has protein sequence MAKEEAIEVEGVVREALPNTMFRVELQNQHVILAHLSGKMRKHYIRIVPGDTVRVALSPYDLTKGRIIYRER, from the coding sequence GTGGCCAAAGAAGAAGCAATTGAAGTAGAAGGCGTCGTTCGCGAAGCGCTTCCCAATACGATGTTCCGCGTGGAACTGCAGAACCAGCACGTTATCCTTGCCCATCTCTCGGGCAAAATGCGCAAGCACTATATCAGGATTGTTCCTGGTGACACGGTGCGCGTTGCACTCTCCCCGTATGATTTGACCAAGGGTCGCATCATCTACCGCGAACGTTAA